Below is a window of Cytobacillus firmus DNA.
TTCCATTCGTAACAGAGCCAGGAGCGGATATTTCAACAAGAGCATCATTTGTTTTTGAAAAAGATCAGGCTGGATTGAAGCAGGTTTCGGCTTCTGCTGTCCCTCAGGGAGTTCGAATATCTGCCGAGGTTGAGGAAGACCGTCATCGTGCCCATAACCGGGCACATGAAAAGCAGCTTAAGAAAAAGCGCGAAAAGGTATTACATTAATAGGACGGTGAGAAGATGATTTCTAACATTGGCATTCCAGGCTTAATTCTTGTTCTTGTCATTGCCTTGATCATATTTGGGCCATCAAAGCTTCCCGAAATTGGGAGGGCGTTTGGGCGGACATTAACTGAGTTTAAAAGCGCGGCAAAAGACTTAGTGTCAGATGAGGGAATGAAAGAAGAGAAAAAGCCGGCACTTTCAGCTCTGAAAAGAGAAAAGTAGGGAATAAAAATACAGGCGCAAATTAGCCTGTATTTTTTATTGTGTGTTAATTTGTGAAATGTTTCACATAATATTCATTTTTGAATAATCCACTGGAATGAACAGTATAATATATTAATACTGTACTTATATTGTTTATCTAAAAATCCAACAGGGAGGCACCTTCACCATGAAAAAAATATTTCAGTTATTATTAATAATAGGCTTAGTCATGACGCCTTTTTTTACAAGCGCTCATGTGAAATGGTTCACGAATGTGGCGCCTAAAAAGGAAACCATTGAAAATATATTATCACCTTTATTCATGGGACTGGCCCTGGCGGCTGCGATTGTCCTTGCGCTATTGACATTGATTATCCCAAAGACTTCACAATGGGCTAAAGTCAAAAAGCTTGATGACTGGCTCTCAGGATTCCGCAAATACAGCAGATATATCCTGAAGTATGGAACTGCTGCGGCGTTAATAATCCAGGTAACGAACGGAACATTGTTTGCGCCTGAATTTCATTTAACCAGCACGATTGCTATGATATTAACGTGGGCTGCGATTGGCTTTCTGCTAATTCCTCATCATATTTCAACAAAGGCCGGGGCCGTTATTTTACTGGGGCTGTTTGTGTACGTTACCATGCAGAATGGCATTTTCCATATGCTTGATTATGGATATTATGTTGCCATTATTGGAGTCCTGATGGTCGGCAGCACGAAGCTCGAGAAGGTTGGATTTCCATTCTTATATTTGGGCACAGGTTTATCTTTATGCTGGGTGGCTGTCGAAAAATGGGTATATCCAAGCATGTCACTGGATATTGTGGCCAATCATGGAGTCCCTACATTCGGATTTGCACCTGCTGCATTCGTTGTTATGGCTGCATTCATTGAATTTGTGGTCGGTTACCTTCTTGTAGTAGGGATTCTTAACCGTGTAGTTGGCTTCGTCGTGACAGTTATTTTCATCACTACCACAATGCTGTTTGGCATGACAGAAGTGATCGGGCATTTTATGATTCATATTGTGCTGATTATTTTCATCATTGAAGGGGTGTCTTTCTATAACCCGCCGATCAAGCTGCACAAAACTAAGGCGGATCAATTTGTGTTTGTATTCCTGAACTTTATTTTCGTCCTTGCGACATTCATTTTAATTTATTACCGATTTGCATAAGCATTGACATTTTGATGAAAATAGAATATGATTTATTTAAATAGTTGAATAGTTTCTCCTAAAGGGGAGTAGCTTTTACAGCAGAGTCGTCATTTCGGAGTTAAGAGCTCCCGGCTTTGTTGGCAACCTTAACGTTGTTAGCAAGACCTTTGCCTGTTTCGGGTAAAGGTCTTTTTGTTTTTTAAAACCTTTACCGCTTGCTGGTAGAGGTTTTTTTATTGCCTGATATAGCTTGGCAATGGAAATCCTCAATCGACATAACTGCAGGGAAACAGTGCGAAGCTTTCAATACTTAAAAAACAAAGGAAAGGAGACCAAGATGAAAAAAGCTAAGATATCGTTTGCTGAATTAATTAAGAAAAACAAAGAAGAGCTGCTGAGAGATCAAGCAATGCTTGAGAAAATTGAAAAGCGTTTAGACGAAAAATACACAAAGGTGAAATAAGGGAGGGTGCTTAGATGGAATTATCACTAATACTTGAGTATGGATGGGTGCTGCTGCTGCTTGTGGCGCTGGAGGGTTTATTGGCTGCTGATAACGCGCTGGTGCTGGCGATTATGGTAAAGCATCTTCAGGAGGAGCAGAGGAAGAAGGCTTTATTCTACGGGTTGGCTGGAGCGTTTGTTTTCCGCTTTGGATCGTTATTTGCAATTTCTTATTTAGTTGACGTATGGCAGGTTCAAGCGATCGGAGCACTGTATCTTCTGTTCATCGCGGCCAATCATATATTAAGAAAGTTTCTTGTGAAAAAAGGCGAGGAAGAAGCAGAGATTACAAAATCAAAAAAGCAATCAGGCTTTTGGCTTACGGTTTTTAAAGTAGAGCTTGCTGATATTGCTTTCGCTGTAGACTCTATTCTGGCAGCAGTTGCCCTGGCTGTGGCTCTTCCGGATTCAGGACTTGGCCATGTAGGCGGACTTGACGGCGGAAAGTTCTTTGTCATCTTTGCAGGCGGTATGATCGGATTGATCATTATGCGTTTTGCTGCTAACCTATTTGTGGATCTGCTTCACAGGAGACCTGGACTTGAGGTTGCAGCATTTGGTATTGTCGGCTGGGTTGGTGTCAAACTGGCTGTCTACACAATGTCCCATCCGGCGCTGGCGATCCTGCCTGAAGGATTTGCCAAGTCGACGGAATGGAAAGCTACTTTCTACGTAGTCTTAATTGGAATAGCATTAGCTGGATGGATTCTTTCCAAGGAAGTACAGGAAGTGCCAGCAGAGGAAAAAGCAAGCTGATCAAGCAGGGCGGAGGTTATCCGCCCTGTTTTTTAATGAGCACTTTCAATCAAACGTTTGATTGAATACCCATGAGCCCGGAGCTAGCTTGCCATTCTTCTTTCAGGATGCCCATTTCTATTAAGCTCCAATAATCATTTTTAACTTTATTGGTCTGCCTGAGAAGCCCTTCTTTTTGGAAACCTGCTTGCTTGTAGATCTTAATAGCAGGCAAATTAAAATCGAAAACTCCGAGACTGATTCTATTTAATTTCAGCTTCTGGAAGGCTAAGTTCAGGATTTGATGAATCATTTCTGAAGCATACCCTTTCCCCCGTGCTTCAGGGCGGATGAAAACTTTTCCAACCCTCGCAGTTTCGTTGACACGGTCTACTCTGCCTAGGGAAATATGACCGACGATTTCATCGTTTGCCATAACTTTGAATATATAATCCGAGCTGGTATCCAGATTCGCAGAGCTTATATACTTAGCAAGCTGCACATGATCAAGCGGGAATTCGAAATGAGCACCGCTCCACTGAATCATTAATTCCGGTGTGCTGATCCAGCTGATGAGCAAATCGAAGTCTTCTTCTGTAAAAGGTTCTAATTTTACCATGGGAATCTCCTTATATTTATCATCTAATTGTTCTTTTTTTATCTATTTTACAGAGTTCAGGAAAAATCCTTCTAAGTTATGCGTGAAATAAAAGTAATGAGTACATATTAATTTAAAGAACCATAAGGAAGGAGCGAATGAGTTGTCTAGAAAAGATGAGCAAAAAAAGAAACAGACACAAGGTCCAAAAGAGGAGAGGGAGCTTGTCAATGAGTTTGGAAAATATAAGGGGGATCAGCCGGTTCCGCAGCCTAAGGATTATGATGAGATAGAGTATTAGAAAAAGCAGGATAATCCCTGCTTTTTTTCTAAGGTAAGAAAGTATAAAATTTTGAACGTCGATAATTGTCTTATCTCCAGCGCCTACCCCCTCGAGGTCACAAGCCGATCCTCCCAAAAAGGCAAAGGACGCCTTTCCGTAAGGCTCGTCTTGTACTTGAGGCCCGCAGGACAAGGAAGGCCTCGTCAGCATAAACATCGCACGACCGAAAGGGATAGCTTTTGGGAGGATGCGGGTCATGCAGACGTTGCCACAGGACGTGGCGATCTTAGTCTGCGTTCCTTCATGAACAAGGCGCTTGCGCTTTTCTTAACTAAGTCTCTGGCCTTAGATTATTTTAATGCTGAGGGAGCTTAATCCTTCTTGTATTTCTTTTTAAACTATAGGTAAGAAAAGCAAGAAGGGGAAAATGTATGAATGAAAAATTGGAAGTTAGTTTGCATGGGCTTATCATTTTAATATCATTGTATATATTGTTTAATTTTATGCCGACACTTTTGCCGGCTTATAAATGGGTTAATATTACAGGCATGGCTGCCATATTAGTGATGGATGTTTACTTTATTTCTGCAGGCAGGTTATCCCGGTTGAAATACAGCAGACTGGCACTGATTTATATGTTCAGTCTGCTTTTAATCGTTT
It encodes the following:
- a CDS encoding TerC family protein, whose translation is MELSLILEYGWVLLLLVALEGLLAADNALVLAIMVKHLQEEQRKKALFYGLAGAFVFRFGSLFAISYLVDVWQVQAIGALYLLFIAANHILRKFLVKKGEEEAEITKSKKQSGFWLTVFKVELADIAFAVDSILAAVALAVALPDSGLGHVGGLDGGKFFVIFAGGMIGLIIMRFAANLFVDLLHRRPGLEVAAFGIVGWVGVKLAVYTMSHPALAILPEGFAKSTEWKATFYVVLIGIALAGWILSKEVQEVPAEEKAS
- a CDS encoding twin-arginine translocase TatA/TatE family subunit, encoding MISNIGIPGLILVLVIALIIFGPSKLPEIGRAFGRTLTEFKSAAKDLVSDEGMKEEKKPALSALKREK
- a CDS encoding GNAT family N-acetyltransferase, which codes for MVKLEPFTEEDFDLLISWISTPELMIQWSGAHFEFPLDHVQLAKYISSANLDTSSDYIFKVMANDEIVGHISLGRVDRVNETARVGKVFIRPEARGKGYASEMIHQILNLAFQKLKLNRISLGVFDFNLPAIKIYKQAGFQKEGLLRQTNKVKNDYWSLIEMGILKEEWQASSGLMGIQSNV
- a CDS encoding FbpB family small basic protein, coding for MKKAKISFAELIKKNKEELLRDQAMLEKIEKRLDEKYTKVK